A window from Schistosoma haematobium chromosome 1, whole genome shotgun sequence encodes these proteins:
- a CDS encoding hypothetical protein (EggNog:ENOG4103EZB~COG:S~SECRETED:SignalP(1-22)), whose amino-acid sequence MIIRLSFFRLVLLICFVDFLICMPNNKINFTGSATTTTTTTTLTTGTTRTVTTIEPITTTTSEPTTTHGVITITNGETTETSLIVTTIGSLSSNITNSSTTLLNPINTSSLHFNNSSLNVREESNLSNGTVNTTEFMQSTALPTTTKNDINGTTIGYPRTTLSPPIEKHANNLTNTTNPSTNSSRRHSIKGRVILATTREQGSRVWGLTAAKAELACHRFITNRRITSPLTNRTSNENVKPTDLYQAHLLSVTSNDEIIHLVSLMGTVPVGSYWTGGKLMRPRHTGVDGENATKWKVMLNWSDGRTAPAKILGITDDDANNLVEGMTYCLSLDIARLTWQARDCEHRLPYACLITSRNVLIQTTTSNSSIVVKTPQEINSTQISANHNHVISKRRETALENSTTVINTSVNTNHSENSQTISPLLESTKSTPASITITPNNTENSTLVINFNVSTEIQNTSQMDTTTPSSSRSIVTEDNNFNQNGKTVSESTIQLNEQRVQFKEPASETNQTFSVPSLPKAQVLGSNSDDDDDDDDDDDDDNDGDNSGRNDSNPFSSSGFPITDLQSILSDIGKLHTTQPPSAETTTTATPTTISTTTAATTPTTTITTPATTTITTATTTSTTATPTTTTTTNTIPGNDSNNTTASTNTNTTTITTTPTALTITTTPSGTTATTSTTTTTSTTSTTVTTTPITTTTTTITPATSTVTTSTTSANTTAATSTTPTTTTATTTIPGNASANITATSTTNPTTTTNIPGNNSTSTTASPNNAITTTTTTTPATSTITTATTTTTNNDNITITANITTSTTTTPTTITAEITTSTAKVSAKSSTEETSEDVEMSSETTYASNTSDNTSLNNSFEEMTTSTTPETNSPESTEVMIQTNNGSESLMTTVSNSTVNVETEPTPLLGSEELTISTSESSEAGISSVLTTPVSFQSTATTESTTPSGSSPTETSTSPTTKIQSSLPLSTNEPSLSTTSMELQSVRTSEAITSTTSQLNTSTGPNTTLELESTENKSGSNTTMLSQPTTSSVSMTATESTVMETISSETGTS is encoded by the exons ATGATTATTAGATTGTCATTTTTTCGTTTAGTATTACTAATATGTTTTGTAGATTTTCTAATATGTATGCCAAATAATAAGATAAATTTTACCGGTagtgcaacaacaacaacaactactactacacttACCACAGGTACTACTAGAACTGTTACTACTATTGAGCCTATTACAACTACAACTTCTGAACCAACTACAACTCATGGTGTAATTACAATAACAAATGGAGAAACCACTGAAACATCACTGATAGTAACAACTATTGGTTCTTTGAGCAGTAACATAACTAACTCATCAACAACTTTGCTGAATCCTATAAACACTTCCTCACTACATTTCAATAATTCATCCTTAAATGTAAGAGAAGAGAGTAATTTATCGAATGGGACAGTAAATACTACTGAGTTCATGCAAAGTACAGCTTTGCCAACAACTACAAAGAATGACATAAATGGAACAACTATCGGATATCCCAGAACAACTTTATCACCACCAATAGAAAAACATGCTAATAACTtaactaatactactaatcCTTCAACTAATTCATCTCGACGACACTCTATAAAAGGAAGAGTTATTTTAGCTACAACACGTGAACAAGGTAGTAGAGTATGGGGATTAACTGCAGCAAAAGCTGAATTGGCTTGTCATAGATTTATAACTAATCGTAGAATTACTTCACCATTAACCAATAGGACAAGcaatgaaaatgttaaaccaactGATTTATATCAAGCTCATTTATTATCTGTTACATCAAATGATGAG ATTATACACTTAGTAAGCCTCATGGGTACAGTACCAGTTGGATCATATTGGACAGGGGGTAAATTAATGAGACCAAGACATACTGGAGTGGATGGTGAAAATGCTACTAAGTGGAAAGTGATGTTAAACTGGTCGGATGGTCGAACTGCTCCTGCAAAAATATTGGGTATAACTGATGATGATGCAAATAATCTTGTAGAGGGTATGACTTATTGTCTGTCATTAGATATTGCACGACTTACATGGCAAGCTCGTGATTGTGAACACCGTTTGCCTTATGCATGCTTGATTACTAGTCGAAATGTTTTAATTCAAACTACCACTAGTAATTCATCAATAGTAGTTAAGACACCACAAGAAATAAATAGTACACAAATTTCTGCTAATCACAATCATGTTATTTCAAAACGTCGTGAAACGGCACTCGAAAATTCTACTACAGTTATTAACACTTCAGTAAATACTAATCATTCAGAGAACAGTCAGACGATTTCACCTTTACTGGAGTCCACTAAATCTACCCCAGCAAGCATAACCATAACACCAAATAATACAGAGAATTCAACTCTTGTGATAAATTTTAACGTGTCAACTGAGATTCAGAATACTTCACAGATGGATACCACAACCCCATCTAGTTCACGTTCTATAGTAACTGAGGATAATAATTTTAACCAAAATGGAAAGACCGTTTCCGAGTCAACGATCCAACTTAATGAGCAGCGTGTACAATTTAAAGAACCCGCCTCTGAAACTAATCAAACTTTCAGTGTTCCTTCTCTTCCTAAAGCTCAGGTATTGGGTAGTaatagtgatgatgatgatgatgatgacgatgatgatgatgacgataatGATGGTGATAACAGTGGTCGAAATGATTCAAACCCTTTCAGTTCAAGTGGATTTCCGATAACAGATCTACAATCGATATTGAGCGACATTGGAAAGTTACATACAACACAACCACCATCAGCAGAAACTACTACTACTGCCACTCCCACAACTATTAGTACTACCACAGCTGCTACTACTCCCACCACTACTATTACCACCCCTGCtaccactactattactactgctactactacttcCACTACTGCTACTCCgaccactactactaccactaatactaTTCCTGGTAATGATTCTAACAATACTACTGCTTCTACTAATACCAAtaccactactattactaccacCCCTACTGCccttactattactactactccCTCTggtactactgctactacttccacaactactactacttctactacttctactactgtTACTACGACTcctatcactactactactactactatcacccCTGCTACTtctactgttactacttctactacttcCGCTaatactactgctgctacttcCACTACTCCTACCACAaccactgctactactactattccTGGCAATGCTTCTGCAAACATTACTGCTACTTCTACCACTAATCCTACCACCACTACTAATATTCCTGGTAACAATTCTACCAGTACTACTGCTTCTCCTAATAATGCCatcaccactactactaccaccacccCTGCTACCTCTACTATTACTACTGCTACCACAACAAcgactaataatgataatattactattactgCTAATATTACTACAAGCACAACAACTACTCCTACTACTATTACTGCTGAAATCACTACAAGTACTGCTAAAGTCAGTGCAAAATCATCTACAGAAGAAACTAGTGAAGACGTCGAGATGTCAAGTGAAACAACATATGCATCAAATACTTCAGATAACACGTCGTTAAATAATTCCTTTGAGGAAATGACAACCTCTACAACACCTGAAACAAACTCACCGGAATCGACTGAGGTAATGATACAAACAAATAACGGATCAGAGTCTTTGATGACAACAGTATCCAATTCGACGGTAAATGTTGAAACAGAACCAACGCCACTACTCGGATCTGAAGAACTAACGATATCCACATCCGAGTCATCAGAAGCGGGGATCTCATCTGTGTTAACAACACCAGTGTCATTCCAATCGACGGCAACAACTGAGTCGACGACGCCTTCAGGATCTTCACCAACAGAGACATCTACATCACCAACCACGAAGATTCAGAGTTCATTACCACTGTCAACAAACGAACCATCCCTATCAACAACATCTATGGAACTTCAATCAGTAAGGACATCTGAGGCcataacatcaacaacatccCAATTAAATACATCAACAGGACCAAACACAACTCTGGAATTAGAGTCAACAGAAAATAAATCTGGATCTAATACGACTATGTTATCACAGCCAACGACCTCATCTGTATCAATGACAGCAACAGAGTCTACGGTTATGGAAACCATATCCTCTGAAACAGGAACTAGTTAA
- the DPAGT1 gene encoding UDP-N-acetylglucosamine--dolichyl-phosphate N-acetylglucosaminephosphotransferase (EggNog:ENOG410V4ZP~COG:G~BUSCO:EOG091G0A0M), whose protein sequence is MESTCASTNEGHLLSTYRHFFELLVLVCMSIFGAKYVLKLFKKYKGEFLRAGFAGVDMNKPSKPTLPEAQGVICGVVFLSIMFLFIPVPFWRYLVGKADAQSLEVCPTNKISGEQEIIFKSQFIQFLAGLLSICCMLFLGFADDALNLPWRHKIGFPFVAGLPLLMVYLANEGTTSIAVPVMLRNALGSSVDIGILYYIYMGLLTVFCTNSINIYAGVNGLEVGQAIVIGASLILFNLIELSSYHWRVHLFSLYFLIPFLSVCWSLYRVNRYPAKVFVGDTFCYFAGMTFAVVGILGHFSKTLLLFFLPQIVNFLYSTPQLFGLIPCPRHRLPRYDPADGLLHPSRVRFHPKSLSRPGQFVLTVFSYVGIIECKLCPDCIPNISTSPTTGMIVSQSSHENMSSDEEQTSERQRARSRSPAQTKLPTEEIVEVDNLTVINMMLRVLGPRNEQQTTNTLLLLQILCSCFAFMIRYPLAWLFYDVPAK, encoded by the exons ATGGAGTCTACATGTGCATCTACAAACGAAGGGCACTTGTTAAGTACCTATCGTCATTTTTTCGAGCTCCTCGTTCTCGTCTGTATGTCTATATTTGGTGCAAAGTACGTGCTGAAGCTTTTCAAAAAGTATAAAGGGGAGTTTCTTCGTGCTGGGTTCGCTGGTGTCGACATGAATAAACCGTCTAAACCAACACT ACCTGAAGCCCAGGGTGTAATATGTGGTGTTGTTTTTCTATCCATCATGTTTCTGTTCATTCCTGTTCCCTTTTGGAGATATCTCGTTGGCAAAGCTGATGCGCAATCACTAGAA GTGTGCCCGACAAACAAAATCAGCGGGGAACAGGAAATTATCTTTAAAAGCCAG TTCATTCAATTTCTTGCTGGTTTATTGTCCATATGCTGCATGCTTTTCTTGGGATTCGCCGACGACGCCCTCAACCTACCTTGGAGACATAAAATTGGTTTTCCATTTGTTGCAGGCTTACCCTTACTGATGGTTTATCTAGCCAATGAGGGGACCACAAGCATAGCTGTCCCAGTTATGCTGAGAAATGCTTTAGGTAGTAGCGTAGATATTG GTATtttatattacatatatatggGTTTGCTGACTGTATTCTGTACTAATTCTATAAACATCTATGCGGGAGTAAATGGTCTTGAAGTTGGTCAGGCAATTGTGATTGGTGCTTCTCTAATTTTATTCAATCTGATCGAACTTTCTA GTTATCACTGGCGTGTTCATCTTTTTTCACTCTACTTTCTGATCCCATTTTTGTCTGTGTGTTGGTCTCTGTATCGCGTAAACCG ATATCCGGCGAAGGTTTTCGTGGGCGATACATTCTGTTATTTTGCAGGCATGACTTTCGCTGTAGTCGGTATTTTGGGTCATTTCAGCAAAACATTGTTACTATTCTTTCTACCACAAATTGTCAACTTTCTGTATAGCACTCCTCAGCTGTTTGGTTTGATTCCCTGCCCACGACATCGATTGCCTCG ATACGATCCAGCAGATGGTCTATTACATCCCAGTCGTGTTCGTTTTCATCCAAAGTCTTTATCACGTCCTGGTCAGTTTGTTTTGACTGTGTTTTCGTACGTGGGCATAATTGAATGCAAACTTTGCCCGGATTGTATTCCGAATATTTCCACATCACCCACGACGGGAATGATCGTTTCACAATCATCTCATGAAAATATGTCTTCTGATGAAGAACAAACATCGGAAAGACAAAGAGCTAGAAGTAGAAGCCCAGCTCAAACCAAGTTACCTACTGAAGAGATTGTTGAAGTAGACAACCTTACTGTCATAAATATGATGTTACGTGTTTTGGGACCCAGAAATGAACAACAAACCACCAATACTCTTTTGCTACTCCAA ATACTCTGTTCTTGTTTCGCATTTATGATTCGTTATCCCCTTGCATGGTTGTTTTATGATGTACCAGCTAAGTAA
- a CDS encoding hypothetical protein (EggNog:ENOG4103EZB~COG:S~SECRETED:SignalP(1-23)) — MFFFRNFQIIHLVSLMGTVPVGSYWTGGKLMRPRHTGVDGENATKWKVMLNWSDGRTAPAKILGITDDDANNLVEGMTYCLSLDIARLTWQARDCEHRLPYACLITSRNVLIQTTTSNSSIVVKTPQEINSTQISANHNHVISKRRETALENSTTVINTSVNTNHSENSQTISPLLESTKSTPASITITPNNTENSTLVINFNVSTEIQNTSQMDTTTPSSSRSIVTEDNNFNQNGKTVSESTIQLNEQRVQFKEPASETNQTFSVPSLPKAQVLGSNSDDDDDDDDDDDDDNDGDNSGRNDSNPFSSSGFPITDLQSILSDIGKLHTTQPPSAETTTTATPTTISTTTAATTPTTTITTPATTTITTATTTSTTATPTTTTTTNTIPGNDSNNTTASTNTNTTTITTTPTALTITTTPSGTTATTSTTTTTSTTSTTVTTTPITTTTTTITPATSTVTTSTTSANTTAATSTTPTTTTATTTIPGNASANITATSTTNPTTTTNIPGNNSTSTTASPNNAITTTTTTTPATSTITTATTTTTNNDNITITANITTSTTTTPTTITAEITTSTAKVSAKSSTEETSEDVEMSSETTYASNTSDNTSLNNSFEEMTTSTTPETNSPESTEVMIQTNNGSESLMTTVSNSTVNVETEPTPLLGSEELTISTSESSEAGISSVLTTPVSFQSTATTESTTPSGSSPTETSTSPTTKIQSSLPLSTNEPSLSTTSMELQSVRTSEAITSTTSQLNTSTGPNTTLELESTENKSGSNTTMLSQPTTSSVSMTATESTVMETISSETGTS, encoded by the coding sequence atgtttttttttcgtaATTTTCAGATTATACACTTAGTAAGCCTCATGGGTACAGTACCAGTTGGATCATATTGGACAGGGGGTAAATTAATGAGACCAAGACATACTGGAGTGGATGGTGAAAATGCTACTAAGTGGAAAGTGATGTTAAACTGGTCGGATGGTCGAACTGCTCCTGCAAAAATATTGGGTATAACTGATGATGATGCAAATAATCTTGTAGAGGGTATGACTTATTGTCTGTCATTAGATATTGCACGACTTACATGGCAAGCTCGTGATTGTGAACACCGTTTGCCTTATGCATGCTTGATTACTAGTCGAAATGTTTTAATTCAAACTACCACTAGTAATTCATCAATAGTAGTTAAGACACCACAAGAAATAAATAGTACACAAATTTCTGCTAATCACAATCATGTTATTTCAAAACGTCGTGAAACGGCACTCGAAAATTCTACTACAGTTATTAACACTTCAGTAAATACTAATCATTCAGAGAACAGTCAGACGATTTCACCTTTACTGGAGTCCACTAAATCTACCCCAGCAAGCATAACCATAACACCAAATAATACAGAGAATTCAACTCTTGTGATAAATTTTAACGTGTCAACTGAGATTCAGAATACTTCACAGATGGATACCACAACCCCATCTAGTTCACGTTCTATAGTAACTGAGGATAATAATTTTAACCAAAATGGAAAGACCGTTTCCGAGTCAACGATCCAACTTAATGAGCAGCGTGTACAATTTAAAGAACCCGCCTCTGAAACTAATCAAACTTTCAGTGTTCCTTCTCTTCCTAAAGCTCAGGTATTGGGTAGTaatagtgatgatgatgatgatgatgacgatgatgatgatgacgataatGATGGTGATAACAGTGGTCGAAATGATTCAAACCCTTTCAGTTCAAGTGGATTTCCGATAACAGATCTACAATCGATATTGAGCGACATTGGAAAGTTACATACAACACAACCACCATCAGCAGAAACTACTACTACTGCCACTCCCACAACTATTAGTACTACCACAGCTGCTACTACTCCCACCACTACTATTACCACCCCTGCtaccactactattactactgctactactacttcCACTACTGCTACTCCgaccactactactaccactaatactaTTCCTGGTAATGATTCTAACAATACTACTGCTTCTACTAATACCAAtaccactactattactaccacCCCTACTGCccttactattactactactccCTCTggtactactgctactacttccacaactactactacttctactacttctactactgtTACTACGACTcctatcactactactactactactatcacccCTGCTACTtctactgttactacttctactacttcCGCTaatactactgctgctacttcCACTACTCCTACCACAaccactgctactactactattccTGGCAATGCTTCTGCAAACATTACTGCTACTTCTACCACTAATCCTACCACCACTACTAATATTCCTGGTAACAATTCTACCAGTACTACTGCTTCTCCTAATAATGCCatcaccactactactaccaccacccCTGCTACCTCTACTATTACTACTGCTACCACAACAAcgactaataatgataatattactattactgCTAATATTACTACAAGCACAACAACTACTCCTACTACTATTACTGCTGAAATCACTACAAGTACTGCTAAAGTCAGTGCAAAATCATCTACAGAAGAAACTAGTGAAGACGTCGAGATGTCAAGTGAAACAACATATGCATCAAATACTTCAGATAACACGTCGTTAAATAATTCCTTTGAGGAAATGACAACCTCTACAACACCTGAAACAAACTCACCGGAATCGACTGAGGTAATGATACAAACAAATAACGGATCAGAGTCTTTGATGACAACAGTATCCAATTCGACGGTAAATGTTGAAACAGAACCAACGCCACTACTCGGATCTGAAGAACTAACGATATCCACATCCGAGTCATCAGAAGCGGGGATCTCATCTGTGTTAACAACACCAGTGTCATTCCAATCGACGGCAACAACTGAGTCGACGACGCCTTCAGGATCTTCACCAACAGAGACATCTACATCACCAACCACGAAGATTCAGAGTTCATTACCACTGTCAACAAACGAACCATCCCTATCAACAACATCTATGGAACTTCAATCAGTAAGGACATCTGAGGCcataacatcaacaacatccCAATTAAATACATCAACAGGACCAAACACAACTCTGGAATTAGAGTCAACAGAAAATAAATCTGGATCTAATACGACTATGTTATCACAGCCAACGACCTCATCTGTATCAATGACAGCAACAGAGTCTACGGTTATGGAAACCATATCCTCTGAAACAGGAACTAGTTAA